Within Conexibacter woesei DSM 14684, the genomic segment AAGCCGTGAAGATCGCGCGCAGGTCGTCGGCGCTCGGCTCGCGCGGCGCGATCACGAGCAGCCGCTGCTGCTTGAGCGCGCCCTCGACCAGCGCCGGCACGTCGTCGAGCCCGTAGCCCAACTCCACGATTCCGCGCGCCGCGCCGACGTCGCGCATCAACGCGCGCAGCGCGGCGGGGAGCGCGTCGGGTCCTTCCTGCCGACCGCCGGTCAGCAGCTCCGCGACGTGGTGGTGGCGCTCCGGCATCGCCTCGTAGGTGAAGCGGAACGCGGCCGGCGCGGTGACGATCACCGAGTGGCCGTGCGGCACGAAGGGGTGGTCGGCCGGGTAGCCGGGCGGCTGGTAGACGTGCTTGAGCCCGGCGATCGGGTACGCGCACGCGTGCGGGATGTGGACGCCGGCAGAGCCGAAGCCGACGCCCGCGAGCGTCGCGGCGAGCATCATCGCCCCGCGCGCCTCGACGTCGTCCGGGTCGGCGACGGCACGCCGCAGGTAGCGGCCGCCGTACTCCAGCGCCTTCGCCGACCAGACGTCGGCGACCGGGTTGGAGCCCTGGTACGGCGGCCGGTCGTCGGGCGTGGCGGGGCGCGGGCGCGTGTCGTACGGGCGCGAGAGGAACGACTCGGCGGCGTGGCAGACGACGTCGAGGCCGGCGGAGGCGGTCACCTCGGCGGGCAGCGTGCGCGTCAGCTCCGGGTCGACGATCGCCTGCGCCGGCCGCAGGTAGCGGTGCGAGATGCCGGTCTTGAGCTTCAGCTCGGGGATGTCGAGGACGGCGACGGTCGTCGCCTCCGAACCGGTGCCGGAGGTCGTCGGGATCGCGAGGTGCGGGCGCAGCGGCGCAGGCGGCTTGCGGCCGCCGCCGACCGGCGGGTTGACGTAGTCCATCACGGGCGCCGGGTGGGTCGAGACGAGGTCAGCGACCTTCGCGGTGTCGATCGCCGAGCCGCCGCCGACGGAGACGAAGCCGTCGACGCCGTGCTCGGCGGCGAAGTCGGCCGCATGCTGGAGCGAGTCGAGCGTCGGCTCGACGCGGCTGCGGTCGTAGACGACGACGTCGATCCCCTCCGCGCGTGCGAGCGCGACGACCCGCTCGGGCGCGCCGAGCGCGGCGACGCCCGGGTCGGTCACGAGCATCGCGCGGCGGACGCCGAGACGCTTCAGCTCCCAGCCGGCGTCCCCGGAGGCGCCGGGGCCGAACTTGACCGGCGTCGCCTCCAACGTGAAGACGGTCTCGTGAGCTGTCGCCATCGACATTCCCCTTTCGTCGCTCCCCTGAGGGCAGTAGCATGTCACATGCTATGGACCTGACACAAGCACTTGGAGCGATCGTCGGCGCGACTCACGTGCTCACCGATCCACAGCTCACGGAGACGTACGAACACGACTGGACCGGCCGTTTCGGCGGCCGCGCGGCGCTCGTCGTGCGGCCCGCGGACACGGAGCAGGTCGCGGCCGTCGTCGCGGCCTGCGCCGAGGCCGGCGCGGCGATCGTCCCCCAGGGCGGGAACACCGGCCTCGTCGGCGGCGGCGTGCCGCGCGGCGGCGAGGTCGTCGTGTCGCTGACGCGGCTGAACGCGCTCGGGGAGGTCGACAGGGCGCTCGGGCTGGTGCCGGTCGGCGCCGGCGTCACGCTCGGAGCGCTGCAGGCGCACGCGCGCGCGGCCGGCTTCGACGCCGGGCTCGACTTCGCCGCGCGCGACTCGTGCACGATCGGTGGCGCGGTCGCCTGCGACGCCGGCGGCGCACGGGCGCTGCGCCACGGCACCGCGCGGGCGCGCGTCGCGGGGCTCGAAGCGGTGCTCGCGGACGGCACCGTCGTCACGCGGATGGCCGGGCTGGCGAAGGACAACGCCGGCTATGACCTGCCGTCGCTGCTGGTCGGGTCCGAGGGGACGCTCGGAATCGTGACGCGGGTGCTGTGGCGGCTGGAGCTGCGCTGCGACGCGCGCGTGGCGGCGCTCGTGCCGATGGAGTCGGTCGAGGCTGCGGCGGCGCTGCTGGCGGCGCTGCGCGCCGAGGCGCCGACGCTGGAGAGCTGCGACTTCTTCCTCGACGACGGCCTGTCGCTCGTGCTGGAGCACCAGCGGCGTTCCTCGCCGGTCGAGCCGCGCGCGCCGGTGTACGTGCTGGCCGAGTGCGCCGGCCGCAGCGACCCGACCGACGAGCTGGCGGCGGCGTTGGAGCAGGCGGGCGTCGAGGAGGCGCTGATCGCCGACGACACGCCGGGGCGCGAGCGGCTGTGGGCGCTGCGCGAAGGTCACGCCGACGCGATCAACGCCGCCGGCGTCCCGCACAAGCTCGACGTCGGCGTGCCGCTGGCCGAGCTGGGCCGCTTCCTCGCCGAGGTTCCCGCCGCCGCAGCCGCAGCGATCCCGGGCACGAGAGCGATCCTCTTCGGCCACCTCGGCGACGGCAACGTGCACGTGAACCTGCTCGGCCCGGAGCCCGACGACGAGCGCGCCGACGACGCGGTGCTGGAGCTCGTGCTCGCCTGTGGCGGCACGATCAGCGCCGAGCACGGCGTCGGCGTCGCCAAGGCCCGCTGGCTCGACCGCGCCCGCGGCCCCGCCGAGGCCGCCGCGATGCGCGCCGTCAAGCACGCCCTCGACCCCGACGGCCGCCTCAACCCCGGCGCGGTCCTCCCCGTCCGCGCCGACCAGCCGTCATCCCCCGCCGCCGACTAGCTATACTCGCCGGGCCCTGCGGATGTAGCTCAGTTGGCTAGAGCGTCTGCTTGCCATGCAGAAGGTCGAGGGTTCGAGTCCCTTCATCCGCTTCACCCGAAAGCCCCGCGAGAGCGGGGCTTTCGGCGTTTCTGGACCCCCTTGTGACAGCCGCCCGAGGCCGGGGGATCAGGCGCGACTGCGGGCGTCGATCCCGAGGATCAGCGCCAACGCCTGCTCGACCTCGCGCTGCGTCTCCGACCACAGCCGGCCGATCGGTCGCAAGAACCGCGAGCGCGACACCACGATCGCCGGCCGGTTCTTCTCCGGCTCCCCTCTCCGTGCCGCACCGAGCGAGACCAACCAGATCTCGCCCCGTCTCGGCTCAGCCACAGCAGTCGATCTATCGATGGTGCGACGCGGATCTTCCCTTCGACGGACGCGCCCGGTCGCGGCGGCGCGCATGCTGCTCGGATGCGCCCATCCGCCCTGATCGCTGTCCTCGTCTCTGCCTCGATCGTGCTCGCGGCACCCGCCGTCGGCGCCGCTGCCGACGCCGGCAATCCGACAGCCGCCGTCGCGAAGAAGAAGCCGAAGGCCAAGGGCAAGTCCAGGTCGAGATCGAGATCCAGATCGAGAGCGCAGCCGAGATCGAGAGCGCCGGAGTCGCAGCGCGGCGAGACGAACCTCCCGGCTACGCAGCATTCCGCGTCGGGAACGATCGCCGTCACGACCGAGAGCAGAAGCGTCTGCGCGATTCCGGGCTTCAGCGGCGCGACGAAGACCACGACGATGACCGACGTGCTCGAGGTCTCGTTCTCAGGCAGCGGCACGCCGGGCGGCAGCGGTGGCAGATCGCCGAACGGCACGGGCACGATGCCCGTCTCGGCGCGCCGCAGACTGGTGACCGAAGACCAGGTCACCGGCAACTCCCCGGTGCAGCCGAGCAGCAGCGACACCGGCTGGAAGGACGAGCGCGCCACGCGCGAGGACTTCGGCAGCCTCGTGCGCATCGAAGGCGGCCGCCTCGTCGTCGACCTCACGTCGACGACCCGTGAGCGCCTGCGCAAGGCCGTCGTGCGCCCGGCGGACGGCACGAAGGTCGACGTCACGTTCGACGAGACGAAACCGTACGACCGCGTGGAGCACACGAGCGGTTGCAGCAACGAGACGAAGACGACCACGACCAGCGGCACCGTGACCGTCCGACGGCACTGACCGGCGAAAGGCCACGGCCGGGCGCAGCGTCGCCGTCGGCGGCAACTGTACGTTGCCGGCATGCACAGACGCCTCAGCACCCTGACGGTCGCAGCGTGTGCCGTCGTCGTGGTCCTCGCGGCGGGCTCGGCCCGCGCGGCGGATCCCGTGGTGACGCCGCCGGCCACGCCCGAGGAGGTGCCGGCGGCGGTGATCGCCGCCATCGACGCGCACCCCTCGACGCCGGGACCGTGCGCGCTGCTGACGCGCGACCTGCGCGAGGCGTTCGCGGTACGCGAGTTGCTGACGCACGAGCCAGTCGCGAGCGAGCCGTGGACCGAGGAGGACGTGACGCGGCTGTGCGACGACTACGTCGCTCCGCAGCCGCAGGAGCTGAAGGAGATCGGACCGGCCCGCGTGATGGAGGCGAGCGACGACGCCGTGCGCCTGCGGGCGCAGGTCGTGCGGCGCTTCGATACACCGCGGGGCGTGCTCGACAGCAGCGAGGTCGTGGACCTGTACGTCGTCCGCGAGGACGGTGCCTGGCGTCTCGCCTCGCTGACGCAGCTGCTGCCGCTCGACGGCTTCATCCGCCGCGCGCCCGACACGCTCGCGGCGTTCGCCGCCGAGCGAGAGGAGCGACAGACGTTCACGCGCAGACTTCTGCGCGCGCACGCGCGCATGGTGCGCGAGCTCGCGACCGTGCCGCGCCCGCTCGCGCGGGCGACGCTGCGCTGCGGCACGGGCGCCGGCGCCGCGGAGAGCGGCCGCGGCGATCGTGGACGCGGCGGGACCGGCCGGACCGGCGCGCCGGTCGCGCACGGGCGCCGCAGACGCCCCGCTGGGATGGACATGGTCGAGGCGCGGTTGCGCACCGGCGGCGGCCGGATGTGCTGGACGATCCAGATGCGCGGGCCGGTGGCGGACCGGCTCGCGATCTCGTTCGTGCTCGGGCAGGACGTCGGCCGGGACGACGGGCGCACCGGCGGATGGACCCTCTGGATCGAGGACGGCCGGGCGGTCGGCCTGCTGGACCGGCCGCACGGAGTCCGGCGCGTGTTCGCGGTGCGCGCGTCGGTGGACGGTCGCGTCGTGCGCGTCGTCGTGCCCGCGCGACGCGTCCGCGAGGACGTCCGCGTCGCCGCGCCGTTCGGCTGGTCGGCGATCAGCGCCATGCCAGACGCCGACGGCGCGACGCGCTCCCACGGCGGCTGGGTCGACTCGCTCCCGCAGCTGCGCAGCTTGGACGACCTCGCCGGGATCCACCACGTGCCCTGAAGCCGGAGCTCCGAAACGCCAGCTTCTGGCGTAAAGTGTAAGCACGGCGGCCAGGGCGCTCAAGGAGGGTAGGCCCAGCGTCGAAGGCGAGTGTGTCCATTTCATTCGGGAGATGACATGTGGGCAGCACATCGCGGGCGCGTGATCGCGTCCGCGCTCGCGCTGGCGGTGATCGTCGGCGTCGGTGTCTACGGGACCCTGTCGGTCCTCACCGACACCACCAGCAACACCGGCAACACGTTCGCCGCGGGGACGATCGTGATCACCGACGACGACGCCGGGAGCGCTGCCTTCGCGATCGACGGGATGCGGCCGGGCGACTCGGCGACGCGCTGCATCAACGTCGTCAACGCCGGCACGCTGACGTTCTCCAACGTCGCCTTCTCGGGCGCGCC encodes:
- a CDS encoding hydroxyacid-oxoacid transhydrogenase, with the translated sequence MATAHETVFTLEATPVKFGPGASGDAGWELKRLGVRRAMLVTDPGVAALGAPERVVALARAEGIDVVVYDRSRVEPTLDSLQHAADFAAEHGVDGFVSVGGGSAIDTAKVADLVSTHPAPVMDYVNPPVGGGRKPPAPLRPHLAIPTTSGTGSEATTVAVLDIPELKLKTGISHRYLRPAQAIVDPELTRTLPAEVTASAGLDVVCHAAESFLSRPYDTRPRPATPDDRPPYQGSNPVADVWSAKALEYGGRYLRRAVADPDDVEARGAMMLAATLAGVGFGSAGVHIPHACAYPIAGLKHVYQPPGYPADHPFVPHGHSVIVTAPAAFRFTYEAMPERHHHVAELLTGGRQEGPDALPAALRALMRDVGAARGIVELGYGLDDVPALVEGALKQQRLLVIAPREPSADDLRAIFTASLENW
- a CDS encoding FAD-binding oxidoreductase, with the protein product MDLTQALGAIVGATHVLTDPQLTETYEHDWTGRFGGRAALVVRPADTEQVAAVVAACAEAGAAIVPQGGNTGLVGGGVPRGGEVVVSLTRLNALGEVDRALGLVPVGAGVTLGALQAHARAAGFDAGLDFAARDSCTIGGAVACDAGGARALRHGTARARVAGLEAVLADGTVVTRMAGLAKDNAGYDLPSLLVGSEGTLGIVTRVLWRLELRCDARVAALVPMESVEAAAALLAALRAEAPTLESCDFFLDDGLSLVLEHQRRSSPVEPRAPVYVLAECAGRSDPTDELAAALEQAGVEEALIADDTPGRERLWALREGHADAINAAGVPHKLDVGVPLAELGRFLAEVPAAAAAAIPGTRAILFGHLGDGNVHVNLLGPEPDDERADDAVLELVLACGGTISAEHGVGVAKARWLDRARGPAEAAAMRAVKHALDPDGRLNPGAVLPVRADQPSSPAAD
- a CDS encoding type II toxin-antitoxin system PemK/MazF family toxin; the encoded protein is MAEPRRGEIWLVSLGAARRGEPEKNRPAIVVSRSRFLRPIGRLWSETQREVEQALALILGIDARSRA